Proteins encoded together in one uncultured Desulfosarcina sp. window:
- the phnW gene encoding 2-aminoethylphosphonate--pyruvate transaminase, whose protein sequence is MNPELLPDNPYLLLTPGPLSTTKTVKAAMYRDWCTWDSDYNAIVQQIREDLVRLAGDGETFTSVLMQGSGTFCVEATLTTAVPPDGRLLVIANGAYGCRIAEIARRQGIDHEFINGDECTPPDLDRIEACLQSDAAITHVAVVHCETTTGMLNPVEKIGRIVKTSGKCFIVDAMSSFGGILVDMEAVGADYLISSANKCIQGVPGFGFVIARQTVLEQTRGQARSLSLDLYDQWRTMEDHGGKWRFTSPTHVVRAFAQALGELAAEGGIETRHARYRENHRILVEGMQRLGFQPLLPAQWQSPIITAFLYPRSEDWQFQKFYEDLKSRGFVIYPGKVTDRETFRIGNIGDVHAEDMHRLIDAVGDVVNSMKR, encoded by the coding sequence ATGAACCCTGAACTGTTGCCCGACAACCCGTACCTTTTGCTCACCCCCGGCCCCCTGAGCACCACCAAAACCGTAAAAGCCGCCATGTACCGGGACTGGTGCACCTGGGACAGCGACTACAACGCTATCGTCCAGCAGATTCGAGAAGATCTCGTCCGCCTGGCCGGCGACGGCGAAACCTTCACCAGTGTCCTGATGCAGGGCAGCGGGACCTTTTGCGTGGAAGCGACCCTCACGACGGCCGTTCCACCGGACGGCAGGCTGCTGGTCATCGCCAACGGCGCTTATGGATGTCGGATTGCCGAGATCGCCCGGCGCCAGGGCATCGACCACGAATTTATCAACGGCGACGAGTGCACGCCACCGGACCTGGATCGGATCGAGGCGTGCCTGCAATCCGATGCGGCCATCACCCATGTGGCCGTGGTGCACTGCGAAACCACCACCGGCATGCTCAACCCTGTGGAAAAAATCGGCCGCATTGTCAAGACCTCCGGGAAGTGCTTTATCGTGGACGCCATGAGCAGTTTCGGCGGCATCCTGGTGGATATGGAAGCCGTGGGTGCGGACTACCTGATCAGCAGCGCCAACAAATGCATCCAGGGCGTGCCGGGTTTCGGATTTGTCATCGCCCGCCAAACGGTATTGGAACAAACTCGCGGCCAGGCCCGGTCCCTCAGCCTGGACCTCTACGATCAGTGGCGGACCATGGAAGATCACGGCGGCAAATGGCGGTTCACCTCTCCCACCCACGTGGTGCGCGCGTTTGCCCAGGCCCTGGGTGAGTTGGCGGCCGAAGGCGGCATCGAGACCCGCCATGCCCGCTATAGGGAAAACCACCGCATTCTGGTTGAGGGGATGCAGCGGCTCGGTTTCCAGCCCCTGCTGCCCGCACAATGGCAGTCCCCCATCATCACGGCGTTTCTCTATCCCCGATCGGAGGATTGGCAGTTCCAAAAATTTTACGAAGACTTGAAATCCCGGGGATTTGTCATTTATCCGGGCAAGGTAACCGACCGCGAGACCTTCCGTATCGGCAATATCGGCGACGTTCACGCCGAGGACATGCACCGCCTGATCGATGCGGTGGGGGATGTCGTCAATTCCATGAAGCGTTAA